In one Echinicola marina genomic region, the following are encoded:
- a CDS encoding RNA polymerase sigma factor, producing the protein MIALSQLEDQKLIILLKKGNDEAFTALYNRYWKSLYKTANAIIKDESIASDIVQDVFVSLWQRKDEIEVSSLKAYLHQATRFAVFKAIRQNKVDAEFYERVRQVSVEIITDNPYLFKEQQQLLDRIVNSLPDNCKDTFKLSREEGLTYRQIAQKLKVSEKTVEKRISKSLRYIRNGLNIELCLGIIYCVFK; encoded by the coding sequence ATGATTGCATTAAGCCAATTAGAAGACCAAAAACTGATCATTTTACTAAAAAAGGGAAATGATGAAGCATTTACAGCATTATATAATCGGTATTGGAAATCATTATATAAGACAGCAAATGCGATCATTAAGGATGAATCAATTGCAAGTGATATAGTTCAGGATGTCTTTGTTAGCTTATGGCAAAGGAAAGATGAAATTGAAGTATCATCTTTAAAGGCATATTTGCATCAAGCTACACGCTTTGCTGTTTTTAAAGCTATAAGACAAAATAAAGTAGACGCAGAATTCTATGAAAGAGTAAGGCAAGTTTCTGTAGAAATTATAACAGATAACCCATATTTGTTTAAAGAACAGCAACAATTGCTCGATAGAATAGTTAATTCGTTGCCAGATAACTGTAAAGATACATTTAAGTTGAGCAGGGAAGAAGGATTAACTTATAGACAAATTGCACAAAAGCTAAAAGTTTCGGAAAAGACAGTTGAAAAACGTATTTCAAAATCACTCCGTTATATTAGAAATGGGCTGAATATTGAATTGTGTCTTGGGATCATTTATTGTGTTTTTAAGTGA
- a CDS encoding FecR family protein, with amino-acid sequence MDKITFQHLADKFVQGKTNKSENILLKEYYRKLSINGNIEISKEKEESIRTSILHEIRNRIHEENVRLNHRNATKSTKNIFFRTGVAAIIVLGILLVGSVFYHQLDISRNNLAYDMDFPPGKEKAILTMSNGEKINLLDLKEGDVLDIEGGKITKSAEGQVIYNASSNTDDLSDRYNSISTPVGGKYQVILPDGSKVWLNSSSEIEYPIAFSSDERKVKLKGEAYFEVESDLKRPFSVESEGQVVTVHGTHFNINSYSEEGAIKTTLVEGSISVKNTLTNDSKLLIPGNQSAIYRDSLAVYEVSVDESIAWKDGYFLFNETDLKSIMRQIERWYGVEVEYESIPDVEFFGKISRSSTLSRVLKLMEQTSDVNFVVKGDKISCENLGQK; translated from the coding sequence ATGGATAAAATAACATTTCAACATCTAGCAGATAAATTTGTGCAAGGCAAAACAAATAAGTCTGAGAATATCCTACTTAAGGAGTATTATAGGAAGTTAAGTATCAATGGCAATATTGAAATTTCCAAAGAGAAAGAAGAGAGCATAAGGACTTCAATTTTGCATGAAATTAGAAATAGGATTCATGAAGAAAATGTGCGCTTAAATCATCGGAATGCTACTAAATCAACTAAGAATATTTTCTTTAGAACTGGGGTGGCTGCGATCATCGTTTTGGGGATACTTCTTGTAGGAAGCGTTTTTTACCACCAATTGGATATTAGTAGGAATAACCTAGCTTATGATATGGACTTTCCTCCCGGTAAGGAAAAAGCCATACTTACAATGTCAAATGGGGAAAAGATAAATTTACTTGATTTAAAAGAGGGTGACGTTTTGGATATTGAAGGAGGAAAAATTACTAAAAGTGCAGAAGGTCAGGTAATATATAATGCATCATCTAATACGGACGATTTATCGGATAGGTATAATAGCATAAGCACCCCTGTTGGAGGAAAATATCAAGTTATACTACCTGATGGCTCTAAAGTTTGGTTAAATTCTTCATCCGAAATTGAATATCCGATAGCCTTCTCATCAGATGAAAGAAAAGTCAAGCTAAAAGGTGAAGCTTATTTTGAGGTAGAAAGTGATTTGAAAAGGCCGTTTTCTGTTGAAAGTGAAGGACAAGTAGTGACTGTTCACGGAACTCATTTTAATATTAATTCCTATTCTGAAGAAGGGGCGATAAAGACAACCCTAGTTGAGGGGAGTATAAGTGTTAAAAACACTTTAACCAATGATTCGAAATTACTGATCCCAGGTAATCAATCAGCAATTTACCGTGATTCTTTGGCTGTATATGAAGTTTCTGTTGATGAAAGTATTGCTTGGAAAGATGGTTATTTTCTTTTTAATGAAACAGACTTGAAGAGTATTATGAGACAAATAGAAAGGTGGTATGGGGTTGAAGTAGAGTATGAAAGCATCCCTGATGTTGAATTTTTTGGAAAAATCAGCCGTTCTTCGACCCTTTCCAGGGTACTAAAATTAATGGAACAAACTAGTGATGTTAACTTTGTGGTGAAAGGGGATAAGATTTCTTGTGAAAATTTAGGGCAGAAATAG
- a CDS encoding GH39 family glycosyl hydrolase yields MRFIFLLSWLTVGLNLLVLAQSKTFTPKIIVYPDEKLGPVKPIHGVNCGPIDRNYLFDFSDYFKEASIPSVRLHDAPLKILDVVDLHCLFPDPSADPEDPNNYDFTLTDDYLKTVKATGAEIYFRLGESIEHQPTKKYVRPELWDPSQLAKVCVNIVRHYNDGWNNGFYWGIKYWEFWNEPDLDKRTWTGTPDEFFIYYKAVANALKNYNGLLKVGGASFAGAHVIFDTNNPYHSFFQKCAQQKVPLDFVSWHIYPSSWKAVANSAEKVRYALDTMGFSKTESHLTEWTYLAQDKKGRNVFNTRKNKQWEAFGKIRDFQLGASRTPFIFGLLSMFQDLPIDKAHHYTGDTAPEWGAFDFNGLPNNVYVALNTFSQFTKGENQRVLSEVSFEKINVLACKDGEQLNIGIANLDDAVTKINLKIETLGRKNLKVVKISQYESDWKDIIFSQEDFSEDLVVPIAGPGLTLVTLIDE; encoded by the coding sequence ATGAGGTTTATATTTCTATTAAGCTGGCTGACCGTAGGGCTTAATCTTTTAGTACTTGCTCAAAGCAAAACTTTTACACCAAAAATAATTGTTTATCCTGATGAAAAATTAGGCCCTGTTAAACCAATACATGGTGTGAATTGTGGTCCAATAGACAGAAACTATTTATTTGACTTTTCAGATTACTTTAAGGAGGCATCAATACCTTCTGTTCGTTTACATGATGCTCCGCTTAAAATATTAGATGTTGTTGATCTTCATTGTCTTTTTCCTGATCCCTCTGCAGATCCTGAAGATCCTAATAATTACGATTTTACACTAACAGACGATTATCTCAAAACAGTAAAAGCTACTGGAGCTGAAATTTATTTTCGTCTAGGGGAGAGTATTGAACATCAGCCAACTAAGAAGTATGTCCGGCCAGAACTATGGGATCCTTCACAACTTGCAAAAGTCTGTGTAAATATTGTGCGGCATTACAATGATGGTTGGAATAATGGATTCTATTGGGGAATTAAATACTGGGAATTTTGGAATGAGCCCGATTTAGATAAACGGACCTGGACCGGTACACCAGATGAGTTTTTTATTTATTATAAAGCCGTTGCCAATGCCCTTAAAAACTATAATGGTTTACTTAAGGTAGGTGGAGCATCTTTTGCAGGGGCTCATGTTATTTTTGATACTAATAATCCTTATCATAGTTTTTTTCAAAAATGTGCGCAACAAAAAGTTCCCCTTGATTTTGTTTCGTGGCATATCTATCCATCAAGCTGGAAAGCTGTAGCCAACTCTGCTGAAAAAGTTAGATATGCACTTGATACGATGGGTTTTTCTAAAACTGAGAGTCATTTAACTGAATGGACGTACTTAGCCCAAGATAAAAAAGGAAGGAATGTGTTTAATACCCGAAAAAATAAGCAATGGGAAGCGTTTGGTAAGATTCGAGATTTTCAGTTAGGTGCTTCCCGAACCCCATTTATATTCGGTTTGCTATCAATGTTTCAAGACCTTCCTATAGATAAAGCTCACCATTATACTGGTGATACTGCCCCAGAGTGGGGTGCTTTTGATTTCAATGGATTGCCAAACAATGTTTATGTTGCACTTAATACTTTTTCACAATTTACAAAGGGGGAAAACCAAAGAGTGCTAAGCGAGGTCTCTTTTGAAAAAATCAATGTTTTAGCGTGCAAAGATGGAGAGCAATTGAATATCGGTATCGCCAATCTTGATGACGCGGTTACTAAAATTAATCTGAAAATTGAGACACTAGGTAGGAAAAACTTAAAAGTTGTGAAGATATCCCAGTATGAAAGCGACTGGAAGGACATAATATTTAGTCAAGAGGATTTTTCAGAGGATTTGGTTGTGCCTATTGCAGGTCCTGGATTAACCTTGGTAACATTAATAGATGAATAA
- a CDS encoding IS256 family transposase, which yields MSEEQESAFKKKVLDQFLSGESLFGKNGALSPMLKEFLEEALQAEMDEHLRDEDAGHSAGNKRNGKGSKRVKSNLGEVEIETPQDRHSSFEPKIVEKRQRILADNLEKQIIGMYWLGSSLRDISGYIKEMYDTEVSTQVISDITDRVVPKVKEWQNRPLEEVYCIVWLDAMHFKVREEGKVRHKALYNVLGINREGKKEVLGMYLSESEGANFWLQVLSDLQHRGVQDILIACTDNLKGFPEAIGSIFPKTEIQLCVVHQIRNSLKYVASKNQKEFAGDLKKIYKAETKDLAESALLELEEKWGKKYPIVIRSWNDNWERLSAFFAYTPPIRKLIYTTNAVEGFHRQVRKVTKTKGAFTSDMALLKLVYLATQRIEKKWTTPLQNWSLTVQQLAIKFEGRLRLDINTET from the coding sequence ATGAGCGAAGAACAAGAATCAGCATTTAAGAAGAAAGTACTTGACCAGTTTTTATCAGGAGAGTCCCTGTTCGGCAAGAACGGTGCGCTGTCTCCGATGTTGAAGGAGTTTTTGGAGGAAGCCCTCCAGGCTGAGATGGACGAGCACCTTCGGGATGAAGATGCAGGCCACAGTGCAGGCAACAAACGTAACGGCAAGGGCAGCAAGCGTGTGAAGAGCAACTTGGGAGAAGTGGAGATCGAGACGCCCCAGGACCGTCACAGCAGCTTTGAACCTAAGATCGTCGAGAAGCGCCAGCGTATCCTTGCCGATAACCTTGAGAAGCAGATCATAGGGATGTACTGGCTTGGCAGTAGCTTACGTGACATCTCCGGGTACATCAAGGAAATGTACGATACGGAGGTCTCCACGCAGGTGATAAGCGATATTACCGACCGTGTCGTCCCGAAAGTCAAGGAGTGGCAGAACAGGCCGTTGGAAGAGGTCTATTGCATTGTATGGCTTGATGCCATGCACTTCAAGGTACGTGAGGAAGGAAAGGTACGCCATAAGGCCCTATACAATGTATTAGGGATCAACCGTGAGGGGAAGAAGGAGGTACTGGGCATGTACCTTTCCGAAAGCGAGGGGGCGAACTTCTGGCTACAGGTACTCAGCGATCTACAGCACCGTGGAGTACAGGATATCCTGATCGCCTGTACCGATAACCTTAAGGGCTTTCCCGAGGCGATCGGGTCGATTTTCCCGAAAACAGAGATCCAGCTCTGCGTGGTCCACCAGATCCGGAACAGCCTGAAGTACGTGGCCAGCAAAAACCAAAAGGAGTTTGCCGGTGACCTGAAGAAGATCTATAAGGCCGAGACAAAGGACCTGGCCGAATCGGCATTGTTGGAACTGGAAGAAAAGTGGGGGAAGAAATACCCCATAGTGATCCGTTCCTGGAACGACAACTGGGAGAGGCTGAGTGCCTTCTTTGCCTATACACCGCCCATCAGGAAGCTGATCTATACCACCAATGCGGTGGAAGGCTTCCATCGGCAGGTAAGAAAGGTGACCAAGACCAAAGGGGCATTTACCAGTGACATGGCACTTCTAAAGCTGGTCTATCTGGCCACGCAGCGGATCGAGAAAAAATGGACGACCCCTTTACAGAACTGGAGCTTGACAGTCCAGCAGCTGGCCATTAAATTTGAGGGGAGGCTCCGGTTGGACATCAATACGGAAACCTAA
- a CDS encoding IS1595 family transposase, whose translation MNLIEFTGHFPDEESCEQYIKKYREKSGIRCKNCEKITRHYWFANGRFFECSSCRRRSSLKSGTVMENSKLPLRIWLLAMLFMSATKKGFSCLELQRQLGLSRYETTFRLMHRIRSAMGQRDELYILSDMIEYDECYMETVQENQILGQLKRGKGSQKQTAVAVAAESVPLEDLDSGQKTKRCGYFKMRVMDKVDCESVNAFIRANTVGDVVLFTDKNTAYSKIEEVVATHLAVPSGKGSVNDTLKWVHKAISNLKRTLLGVYHMITYKYLQNYLNEFVYRLNRRYFGKGLFERLVIAATYPYVQ comes from the coding sequence ATGAACCTTATAGAATTTACGGGCCATTTCCCAGATGAGGAAAGTTGTGAACAATACATCAAGAAATACCGTGAGAAAAGCGGTATACGGTGCAAAAACTGTGAGAAGATAACCCGACACTATTGGTTTGCCAACGGCAGGTTTTTCGAATGCAGCAGTTGTCGGAGACGTTCTTCTCTTAAATCAGGGACGGTAATGGAAAACAGCAAGCTTCCGCTCCGTATCTGGCTATTGGCCATGCTGTTTATGTCGGCGACCAAGAAAGGGTTTTCCTGCCTTGAGCTCCAGCGGCAACTGGGGCTTAGCCGATATGAGACCACTTTCCGTCTGATGCACAGGATACGGTCAGCCATGGGACAACGAGATGAGCTTTATATCCTCAGTGACATGATTGAATATGACGAGTGTTATATGGAAACCGTACAGGAGAACCAGATCTTGGGTCAGCTTAAACGTGGAAAAGGCAGCCAGAAACAGACCGCAGTAGCGGTGGCGGCCGAATCGGTACCCTTGGAAGACCTGGATTCCGGGCAGAAAACAAAGCGCTGTGGCTATTTCAAAATGAGGGTCATGGACAAAGTGGACTGCGAGAGTGTCAATGCCTTTATCCGGGCCAATACCGTAGGGGATGTGGTACTGTTTACAGACAAGAACACGGCCTACTCGAAAATAGAGGAAGTGGTGGCCACCCATTTGGCCGTTCCATCGGGAAAGGGGTCCGTAAACGACACCTTAAAATGGGTACACAAAGCAATCAGTAATCTTAAAAGAACCCTGTTGGGGGTATATCACATGATAACTTATAAATATTTGCAGAACTATTTAAATGAGTTTGTTTACAGATTGAACCGAAGATATTTTGGCAAAGGACTCTTTGAAAGGCTCGTTATTGCCGCAACTTACCCATACGTGCAGTAA